The Lytechinus pictus isolate F3 Inbred chromosome 14, Lp3.0, whole genome shotgun sequence genomic sequence CGATGAGAAGAATCATTCTGTCGGAAACCTTCTTGCTCATTATTTTCACCACCAAGAAGAAAATTAGGAGCTGgaagcaagataagaaaaaaaatcacttcatATCCTGAGCATTGTTATAGATCATAGGGCtgatataatatatttcatttatatcatctacatgtattacaccatattatatttttctggaAGTTCTGCAATAATGCTGGGAATACTAAAACAAGtgaaacgcctctggcagtttcgcctgcattacgcgattcaatatagtagcagtgctgattttAAAAACGACTaaagaataatcattaaaaaaaaaataattcatatgatgatcaaatactatgttcattgaccataaatgacactTGACCTTGATCGTGGGACCGAAGACTTAAGCAAGACAATaggtgatacttgattacccttaatacatgtatgtccccatttcatgaacaagatccattaactttcaaagttataatggcaattcaacaaatccgcccaacatggccaaaattcattgaccttggtcatgtgatgttcAGTACTACTTGATTACCGCTATGTCCAAgctttatgaactaggtccatatacattctaagttatgatgacatttcaaaaacttaacctttggtttctgccaacatggtctaagttcattgacccaaaatgacattTGAGCTTGATCAtgtacccttatgtccaagtttcatgaactgggcccatatactttctaagttatgatgacatttcaaaaacttgatctttggttaagatttgatgttgacgacgccgccgttgcaagaaaagcggcgcctatactCTTGTCCtcctatgcaggcaagacaattAGCATTCTACATTGTTACAAGCCTTGCGGTCGCAGTAAAGTACAAATCGGCTTCAGGTCAATGTTGACAACGACGTCATTACgaattggaattgaatttgctcTTACTCCCAAAGGGAGGCTCGAAGCAGACcagaatttcaattttaatacaccattaatttgaaaatttgattgGTAAAACTGTACACGTTGGATTGTTCATATCAAATgatattacaatttctttgaaaatcacaTCGCAAAGTTTCTTGTAGTGTGCACTGGGAGTTAGTgtgtaaaaatcaataaaatgttttttaaccAGTGGGATAACTCTCGGTAGGCACAAGTGACATgcttaataaatatttaaaaataaatcaaataaaaaactcTTTAACATCAGGAACATTCAGTATGGCAGATGTAAAATGCTTAAATTGATTGTGCAAACAAGATTAACGCCGAGCTTTGTAGTGCAATGATGTCGTAAACTACTTGACTGATTCACCTCAACTCCGCACACACAGTAAAATATACTGTTatcaatttcattgaaattgagaTATATCTCATTTAGAGGAACCACAGCAGTCTGTAATaataaaagaacaagaaaacaatGGTTTACTATTCTTCATATTTGACTAGCTGGAGCACTTAAAATCTTTGCTCAACACACATGGACAGTTCCAAGGAGTGACATTCAGAAACAAGTTTTTAgcattcaaacaaagatatcaccCATACTTAAAtagttatttgcaaagaaatggtacctgacagtagttgctgaaacctaattttcaaattaataacatttgttattttgatccactgaattaatgagatatgaatattcataaacatggttACGAAGTGACGTAAAATGGACATGCATACATGTGTTTgaggagaaaacatattgctcaAACTCTGTGAACTTTGTTGAGTTATTGATTGGATTCTATGTTGTTCTAGCTTTAATATGctgcattacattaaaaaattgatgtattttttcattaattacaaCTTAAAACATAAACCCATAcccggttacggagtgacatctgaaatattcacacacaggcaacataaaatgaacttatatatattttttttttaacaaaaacaagctatagttttctgttaaattgaaattaagtaaaaacaatatatgtagtcccatgtatagaactttttgtatggtttggattctcctacatgtataaggagatgcgtaagaaaaaaaatgtggctaattatgttccccttttgtatttatgaaatcccatatgagttttgatagaaaaatttgatccagatttgaaatagagccaatataattttttggaaaatgtccactATTGCTTGGAATTGCCCACATGCTATCTGCAGTACACTCAAATATTAACTTTTATGCTTTAGATTGTTTTTCAGCAGATATATTTCACATCAATATCAATGGATGCATTTAGTAGAGTACAATACGTCTATAACTTGTCTCATAAAACTGATTTTGCATCAATATCAATTGAGCAGATAAACtccaatgatgaagaaaatcaaacaacgaaagtaaaaaaagaaatatcaatatACATTATGTACCTCTAATCCTggttgattgaaataaaatacaaactgTACAGCTAGAAGGACAACAATCTCCTCTGTAAGGCATtctgtggaaataaaataaaagattacATGTTTATATAGTTCAGTACTGACTGCACAGAAAtgttgttagcgctaacaatgCGCTAACAGAGGCCCTTTTACAACCATTAATGTGGCAgcgatgcctaatgttacatcaatgcattacttacacattgaaataaatgtattgACTTCACAATCCGGAAGATGTGAATGAGCTTACTGTTAGGCTAACAACATTTTTGTGCTGGTCAAGTGCATCACGGAAGAAACAATTTTAAAAGGATTTTGAATATGAAgtgaatatattttataatctATGTAATATGATAAAAGCTTGGAAGCTGACAATGCTAAGTTTCCCTCATCAATGATCAAACCATAATCAGTCCTACATTGTATCATTTActgcagtggcggaccgtgacccggaggataCAAAGcgttggaggggcacagcattgttcacaaacaatacagtgcccctccaatcatcgtctcctccgggtcacggtccgccactgatttACTGTACATAGACACTATATTTAATAACAtctgtatatatttttgtactGAATGAGAGTGTTAGACTAGGACAGAAATGAGATGGATGGTTTATAGACAGCTttagaaaaatattcatatctccaAGACATGAAAATTGTAACATTTTTGTCTggaaaacattgaaaatataaagttcTGTCATcctcatcacccccccccccccccccacttcccaAAATTTTCATCTGTGTGTCCTTTACCATTACCATGTGTGAACAGAGAAGATTTTTGCAATGACAAACCTTGAATTTCGACTATTTCTTCCTCCAGAAAAAGATAACAAACAACAATCCCAGGCAAATCCCAATACCCATAATAAAGTCCAAGGAACTCTTATGCAACTGAGGTAGTTCATGTATTTGCCTTAAGATAAGGTACATGTAGGCTTCTCcgtgtttatacatgtatatataaggcatacatgtacatcctacATTGCCCACACCCCTGTATAAGGACATACATACTGTACCTAAAGCCCTTTTtacaattggtggtgcgacttTTTACAACCATCGCAATTGTGTGaccatatattgtgaccaaatgatcgcacAAGCAACTGTGAAAGGTCCTAATATGAACAGTACCATTTAATCATTCACACTGCAACACACTCTGGGTCTCTGGTGATTTTCAAATCTTCTAAAGGGGGAGGGAGTATGGGGTGGTCAGGCTTAGTACTGGTGAGTGTCCTGTTTTCTGTAATATTCCCACCACTCTCATGCTGGTCAAATACATCTCGAAGACATGcttaatttcatgtttttattttcttttattttctactatcagtttggtctaattgccatttggtctacagtAAACTTGGTCTAATAACAACTTGGTCAATTTCCATTTAAGCTAATGCCTAGATGGTctaatttcaaattcatatattcattattaGCACTTTGTCAAATAGGCGTTGTAGTGTTGAGTTGACCAAGTgaatagtagaccaaatgggtatgGCCCAACTGgaacgaaactgggctaaggaaaagtggggctaagcaatagccaatcacaaaagtcgaaattgcacttaatcacgctctgtatggtaatatcatcaatattcatgagctgtgggatagtcctGGGTAAAgacgttaaccccggctaagcagatagtatggggttaaggatagtatggggttaaggaaatgcaatgtgaaaagcataaaagTGGAAATTTAACCTCTAACACCGGTATTTTGATCATTACATTGTAAATATTCTGAACATTTATATTCCTTGACTATTTATcatgccccccctccccctacaAAGATGGTTGTTGAATCCGGTGACACAACATATGCTCCTGGGACATTTTCTCAATCTACAAAAAGCTACAATCGATCCTAAATATTGATTACATCTCTTCCTGTTACACGGCCATGAATGGTACACATCATAAAATCTCCATGACAGATGGCAACAAATGAACTCACCATTAAGTGACCAGCAGAAACCGGGAggcttttctttctcttcctcttcttccttgaCACCGCCCCCACCGTGTTGCATATAGGCTTCATCTTGGGGCAGTGCCGAGATGTACTCACCGGATCCCCCTCCACCTGCAGTGCAATCAAGATGGATCATATTAAAATCATATACAATAATCAATTGGACATACAACCCATACTACGATTCCTATCAATGATTGGCTAAACCTCCAACATGTGACCAGATGCAGTACTGTCTGTCATTGTCTCAAGTATTTCAAGAttctatatttttcaaataataaaatgccAGAACTAACTGGATGCTAGCATGGCAGCAGACTGCTAACATAGAAGCCATGTTATTATGGTCCTCACCAGCTCAAGCTATGGTACAGAGGTCCTGAGAACAAGTGGAGCAATTAAAACTACAATGTCACAACTGCGGGTGACTTGGAAACTCCAAGGTTTGAAGTAAAGTATAGATTACTTTGGTTTAAAAAGCCATTGACAACTCCTCTGAACACCTAGAGcccagtgttgtagtgccttgatgctcgccTTGGTCTTAAGGTGCTTTAACGCCTACTCTTTAAAAGCCCCTTGGACTTTGAAGTtttggccttgagagggccttggccttgggggCAAGaaccttgactacaacactttTAGAGCCTGGATCACTTGTGTTTTGGGAGGGCCTATGAAGTAGATGTACATACCTATGGCATCTGCAACTACATTGTGTTGGCCCATTGCTTCCTCATATCGATTGACAGCCAGAGTACCGTTACCATTAAGCAGTCTTTCTTTGACCTCCTCCTCCTCGGTCTGATTAATGCTAGCATTCTGGACGCTGCCATTGGGGAGGGCAGCATAATCCCTGAACTGCTCCCCCTCATGCTCCGAGGAACCGAGCATTGCTTCAGCTTTGGCCATCTTCTTCTGTTGCTCCAGGGTCGGGATGTCAAAGTATACGATCAGGAAGAGCAGCTGCTGCAGTCCCCACAGAATGGCCATGAGCAGCTAAAGAACATAAACAGTGAGGAAGTTTTAAAAGTAATCATTTCAAAATGTGCCAATTACTcctaaatcattcataatttaaCCTCTTTTCATAGCTACACAGgcatataaaattaatattttacgTTCGTGAGTTGTTTATTAAATACTGCCTTTAGCCCTTGACACCATTATAataggaaaaattaaaaaatttccGTCGTTTTATCCAAGGCATATTATCAAGACTAttccacagaaaaaaaaacaatcagcTTTAGGATGACCCAAATGTGAAAGTAACCTCTTTTTAGGAGAGTCCTCCATTTATTAAACCGAACTCACCCCTGGTGAGGTGTACTTGTTGACATGGAATGACCCAATGTAGAAATCACATTTCTGAAGAGCAACGTTGAGTCCTGGTCCGAAAAGCAATCCCAGCTGCCGTGTTGCCATTAAAATAGAAATGGCTGCTGCCCTCTCTGCTTCCGTCGTTGTCTGGGCGATGTGGGCAAAGATGGCCGACCCTACCCCAGCACCAACACCTACAAAATCAGAGTGAAAATTTAAGAGCGACCAACAGTATGCAAAAAAATGACATACTTccacaaaaaaatgattgatattAATATAAATTCCCCTGTATGTTTTAAaggtttttttcatatatatacatgcatgtgCCCTCTAgaccaggaaaaaaaattagatggGGGCTTGGCAATGTTGAAACCTAAATGCTCAAAAGATCcttggaaaaaagaaaatcagccCTACAAAATCCCCATTGACTGCGATGTTCAAGCTTTTCCAATGTTGCAGACggtaaacccccccccccaacaaaaaaataccCGCTTTAGATAAACCAGAATTTcttaaaatatctttttttttcttctatatatTACTAATTAATTAAGAGGAGGTCAAAGGAGTAAAAAATTAAATCCAATAtgcatacatatacatgtatatggctaactttggcattatttccattttacgatacaaaataattcatcgAATATGTAGAGTATTTCAACtcaatcaaatttatttggaagataattttgaaaatatatagtcACAATAGTCAAGCcaagaaaaacaatattttacaaCGCTTTCCATCTAGAAGTAAGAAACTCTATCACCTACAATCCAAAAAAACTGTATTACtctttataaataatatataaattatctttatcatgaaaatatttctatgAGACAAGAcaaacataatacatgtatgtcaacatcaaatctacTTACCAGCTAGAAGTCTTCCACCAAGAACAAAGTATTCATTAATTCCAATGAAGTACAGAAGGTTTCCTGAGAGTAAAATGGATAAGAATCAAAAGAAAATGGTAATAAACACAGGACTAGCCTTCATCTACAGGTGGTAATAGTTGCTTTGTTTCCATAtccctcccttttttttaaaccaaaatctGGTCAATTGACCACATTTGTGGTGTAAACTTTGATATATGTTTGATGCAGAATCTAAAACATcaccaaagtacatgtatatatatatataaaaaaaagaacagaaaaaaaaatctgcatgaTCTGAGCCCGTTCTTAATGTACTATTACTGcttagtacatgtatgtctcatTCAATTGATGCTATTTATAGTTgctaaaacaaaaataactatCAAAATCTCTATAAAACTGGCAATGCACAAAACGGCACAATACTTTATATTAATGATACCTTTTGAGTATTTGATGGTCATATTTTAAAATCTATCATTTTTAACACGACATGAAAATCTACTTCAACAAAACTGTCACCATTTTACTTAACTAAAAGTctatgaaatttttttattctagAGTGCAAAATGGtttcttcatgctcatgaaCAATATTCACCTGCAATTTCCCACATGTTGGCAAAGataatcatcatttttgttttgtgtgtcCTGTCATACCAGACACCATAGACCGGTGCGACCAATACACCAGAGAGGGAGAAGGCCGACAGGACAATGCCGTAGAAGAACTGCTTGGTATGAAATTCATTCTTCAGGTAGTCGTTGAGAGTTGGTAGAAtcacagctacatgtatgaatatttatgaagaaaaaataggaaGAATTGTATCAAGGtgtgtcatatacatgtacatagtacaAAACACATATTTTGGCTTTGTAAGTAAACATTTGATGGGCAACAAATGAAGTCATTATACAAAATGTAACTTATTCAATTGAAACATGCAGTAAGAACTgctttttataaaatatattcttcaCAAAGTCATTGTATCTCAAAATAATCTTTTGCAAAAGAGCAATTTTAAAGACCAACAATTGTGAATGCTAAAAGTaactttcatttattattatttatcaattattCTTCTGTCATTAAAAATTAGATTAAGCTTATTAAATAGAGCTTTACTATATGTTAATAATCGACAGTGTTATCAGACAAACCACTCTTGAAAATAATGTTGGCAAAT encodes the following:
- the LOC129276773 gene encoding uncharacterized protein LOC129276773, whose product is MKWQLNISLKRKKIISQVCTSIFFLFAGIEYAVILPTLNDYLKNEFHTKQFFYGIVLSAFSLSGVLVAPVYGVWYDRTHKTKMMIIFANMWEIAGNLLYFIGINEYFVLGGRLLAGVGAGVGSAIFAHIAQTTTEAERAAAISILMATRQLGLLFGPGLNVALQKCDFYIGSFHVNKYTSPGLLMAILWGLQQLLFLIVYFDIPTLEQQKKMAKAEAMLGSSEHEGEQFRDYAALPNGSVQNASINQTEEEEVKERLLNGNGTLAVNRYEEAMGQHNVVADAIGGGGSGEYISALPQDEAYMQHGGGGVKEEEEEKEKPPGFCWSLNECLTEEIVVLLAVQFVFYFNQPGLETAVVPLNEIYLNFNEIDNSIFYCVCGVELLIFFLVVKIMSKKVSDRMILLIGLVIETLSLGLLAIFVPRSIPGDASKNLPTFIISCGIQVSGLAFLAVSIISLFSKVVPQKIQGFSQGIRRATGGLATIMGPLWSGSTVLQPFLMLIVMVVLFVLALVMVLASWKRLTAKSERMGVVSPSSMLNVESETEPLLPSDDVQA